One region of Myxococcus stipitatus genomic DNA includes:
- a CDS encoding ankyrin repeat domain-containing protein: protein MTRYQYDLLTLIRKVQSHHFIETFVKREREAEYLERLTKEQAENAVTLASIRQLLESGVGVDFEDQNHHTPLLTAVTQDNVELIQLLMAHGADIQAPVGYDTPLHRAAEFGAERVVRFLIEQGVDPRTPSPSGRTVLGAARASKHSRGVVALLVDLLKPTKSRRPPPPKKAKALSEEAVMRYLATEAPAGVSAGAWDTLRLLMDGVFVEAYSVDIEEFYEGIQEQSSFHPDLVFAAIGLIHAVSTRAPKDKKVKKLSDPMWCHHGNLEIDGKLNVGSLLVTGNLTVKGLVTNFQGTPLFVGGDFTCETFQTQGPVIIGGDLQATRVEASYNDYALEVRGTLRADSLVVDKHQVKARRFDVKERVDT, encoded by the coding sequence ATGACTCGATATCAGTACGACCTGCTCACGCTGATCCGCAAGGTCCAGAGCCATCACTTCATCGAGACCTTCGTCAAGCGGGAGCGCGAGGCGGAGTACCTCGAGCGCTTGACGAAGGAACAGGCGGAGAACGCGGTGACACTGGCCAGCATCCGCCAGCTCCTGGAGTCGGGCGTGGGCGTGGACTTCGAGGACCAGAATCACCATACGCCGCTGCTCACCGCCGTCACCCAGGACAACGTGGAGTTGATCCAATTGCTGATGGCGCACGGCGCGGACATCCAGGCCCCCGTCGGATATGACACGCCGCTACACCGGGCGGCGGAGTTCGGCGCGGAGCGGGTGGTGCGTTTCCTCATCGAGCAGGGCGTGGATCCCCGTACCCCTTCGCCGAGTGGTCGGACCGTCCTGGGGGCCGCGCGCGCGTCAAAGCACAGCCGGGGCGTGGTGGCCCTGCTGGTGGACCTGCTCAAGCCGACGAAGTCGCGACGTCCGCCGCCGCCCAAGAAGGCGAAGGCCCTCTCGGAGGAGGCGGTCATGCGCTACCTCGCCACGGAGGCGCCCGCGGGCGTGAGTGCCGGAGCCTGGGATACGCTCCGGCTGCTCATGGACGGCGTCTTCGTGGAGGCGTACTCGGTCGATATCGAGGAGTTCTACGAGGGCATCCAGGAGCAGTCCTCGTTCCACCCGGACCTCGTGTTCGCCGCCATCGGCCTCATCCATGCGGTGTCCACGCGCGCGCCCAAGGACAAGAAGGTCAAGAAGCTCTCCGACCCGATGTGGTGCCACCACGGCAACCTGGAGATCGACGGCAAGCTGAACGTCGGTTCCCTGTTGGTGACGGGCAACCTCACGGTGAAGGGCCTCGTGACCAACTTCCAGGGGACCCCGCTGTTCGTTGGCGGCGACTTCACGTGCGAGACGTTCCAGACGCAGGGCCCCGTCATCATCGGAGGCGACCTCCAGGCCACACGCGTCGAGGCGTCCTACAACGACTACGCCCTGGAGGTGCGCGGCACGCTTCGGGCGGACTCGCTCGTGGTCGACAAGCACCAGGTGAAGGCCAGGCGCTTCGACGTCAAGGAGCGCGTCGACACGTGA